The DNA sequence atccagGAACTTGCCcttgattgtttttttatttttattttttgcaatgaaGATCTTCGATGTAGAATTGCAGAAAAataagctctaggagcttgtctCTAACTTTCAGCTGTTGTGCGATGCAATGAGGATCTCTGAGGGCAAACCTCAAGGAGACATGTAAAATCCCTTGCAAGGGCCTCTAGAAAGTTTGTTTGTGTGAGGATATGACTACTCGTTTGGATATGAGAGTTTATTGTTTGAGATCGAAGAGTGTAGAAAGCACATTTCCCATATTTGGTGattctttttacttttgttGGCACTAGCAGATTTTTGACCCCTTGAGGTGATTTCACATTTGTGTTGTTGTtttggtattaaaatttgagtttttttttttttttttttgactgtTGTAACCCACTTTAAGTGGTCAAGCAGCTTGTCGACCCCTTGGGTCCACCTCAAGTAGTTTTCAAGCCCATTGACTTGTTTCCAAGTACAACCCACGTGATGCGGTTATGGAGCTTGGAGGCTTGTTCTTAAAAGAAACTCGCTGATGGTAGTTATGGCGAGAGTGTTAGGTTTCGTTTGATTACACAgataagattagatgagatgagatgttttaaatagtaatgaataaaatattattataatataattttttaatattaattttgtatagagatttgaaaagttaaattgtttattatattttgtatggagatttgaaaaagttgtaatgatgaattgagatgagatgagatgagatgttttagaTTTTAGTAACCAATCGGGGCATTAGTCATAATAGCATGCGCATGCGCATGCGCTAACATTTCTCACTGAGATAGCAAGAGGATTGTTCGACCACTTTGCTAAAACACAAGTGTTCACAAgctcacatgtgcatgcataaACCCTGGTTGCTTGTTTTGTAGGGGTAGCATCAAGGCTTGACTCTTGGGATGGTCCTACTTTTTGAGTGAGTGTTATACCTGATTGCATGCCCATGCATTAATCTCGGTTGTTGATGTATATATTTCCAGTAATCACTTATATGTTAATCCATTAACAATGACAGTGAATTAGAAGAATGCCACCCAAAAGGCAACAAAAAAATTTGCCTCCACTGCCAAGTTCGAAACTTGAGGACAACATGGCTCTGGATACTCTTGAGGCAAACCAGCCAACTGATGGCTATGAGTACTTTGTTTCAGAAATTTGACTTAAGTTTTCACTTCTTATGACGCATTGGAGCTCAATTTTGATAGTAAAGCTAATATacgaactgtgaatgagtttaTTTCTACATTATTTTAGTGTCACAAGAGTATGTGTTATTAACACTTTAAGAAATTTGAGATGTTCAAGAGGCAATTGAAACACATTTCTATGAAATGAATTTAGACGATTGGAAAAAGTGCTATGAGCTTTTCTCAAACCTTGATTATCAAATAATTAAGTTAAAATCTCAAACGTTGATTATCAAATAATTACGTTATATTTTAActgatttaaattatgtcatgttTTCATAGggtatatttaactttttttagttctttatgtagcacttaagttctatcAATGTATAGAATAGATCAAATTTGAGGATCAACCATCGAATGGGTTCAAGGTGATTCTAATGTCTTGCTGAGAAAAtggtaaaagaatttttttttaattttgtgctTAAAGTACTTTCTATAAAATAACCAAACAtatcatctttttctttaaaagaagttttaggTTGATATAAGTACTTTTTATTAATCTTCCAAACTCAAACCCAAACAGAAGCTTTAAAGCGCACTCTTATCTCCAAGCCTTTAGATAAAATACTCTTAAAAATGACTCCCCCAACAGCTTTCACATCATCAATCAACTCCTCGATCTATATATAATTGCACGAACAAAACGCAGTCGTTGACACTCGGAAATCTTGTACTAGCTACTTCTCCATTCTTCTTTTGCGTGATTTATTTAAGAGCTCAAACAGGTACCAATTTAACAATGCATCTGGCAATCTTTGTATTAAGAACCACTGTACAGAATGCAACCAGTAGGGCGTGCAGATATGTTCATAACCGATGCATCGGATGCTTGCTTTGCTATACATTTCTGCTGTGGGAGTAAATAAAGAAGCTGTATCGTTCAAACGTCTTATCAACTTTGTTGCCACAAATAGTGGAACCTGCACgcaaatatttacatatatatgctCATAAGAAGATCATGAAACGGTTAATTAATTAAAccgtatatataaatatatatatataggaatacaTTTCTTTGTAACACCAATATCTCCATGCATttctaaatattacaaattgaaaatgaaaaatacaaatgcCAAAAAAATTGTACAAGCTAGGTTGTACACGTAGCCGTGTTATGTACTGATGATCAATATTAGAAAATAACAAGACGAGTTATGTTACATACGGTCACTTTTACATACTCGTTGTGCATTTCACTTATGTTATTAGTCAAAAAAGttactttatattaaaaaagtgatgcAACTAATTATATCGGTAGAGTGcataaaaatacgtaaaaatgactacacatataatttttaactttaattattAGCACTTTCAAGAGTGAAACAAAGTGGGAATATAACATATTTCTCTAATGGAGTGCTTATTTGGGTGGGaattagaaaaaactaataaaatgacATTGTAATTTAGTATGtataatcataaatttataCGTACGTGATCTGCACTGCTCTTAAGATAGatattaagatatttgatttttgtaattattataatttttatattatttatctcCTTTTAATTTCCTCATAAATAGAAACATGATTCTGTAGttgagaataatatatatatatatatatatatatatatatatatatatatgtagatacTCACTTTTCTCCATCAAATATTTCTATTAAGTTataaaatctttaaaatttacaGCAGtccttttaattttgtaaatattaggGGAAAGGAATATAGAACCTGGCACTGAACATCTATTCCGCGCTTCTCGTATTCCAAACTAAGGCATCTCGAGAACATCGCCATATACCTGCGACAACGTCGAgatcattaaaagaaaaacctctCAATGTATGTACGCAGCCAGACAAACCAAAAAGAGGTTAgcttagaaggaaaaaaaaaaccaaaaagaggTTAAACATCTTACAACCAACAGTTTCTTCATTTAGAAAAGCTGAACAAAGAAGGAACGATGGTACAGAAGACAAGATTAAAAGATCAGAAAATGACGTACAAAAACCAGAAGAAACTTACGCTTTTGTTGAAGCATATATAGTGCCTAAAGGGAAAGCAGGAACGGCCATGGAGGAGCCAGAACCAATGTTGACAATGGCTCCTTTCTTCTTCTGCAGCATGCCCGGAAGCACAGCTCTCGTCACCCAAGTTGCAGCATCCATATTTACCCTCACGAGGCTCTCCAAAACCTCAGACTCAACCTCATGAAGAAACATCGGATAAGGAGATCCCATCCCTgcattatttatcaaaattccaACATCTAACCCTTTAATCCCATCCTCCACCATGTTTGATATCTTTTCCCCACTGAATTTCGCTAAGTCTATAACAATACCTTTTACGTCTACTTTTCCTGCAAACATTTCCCGTATTTCGTTCGACGTAGCTTCGAGTTTTGAAGGGCTGCGACCAACTAAGACTAGGTTAATGCCCTTCGAAGCTAACTCAAATGCAAGGGCTTTGCCGATTCCATCGGTGGAGCCAGTTACGAGAGCCCAAGAGCCATACTCATTGAGATTCTTTGCAGGCCTGAAGAACGAAACCCAGACCCATTTGAGAAATCGGATGCAGGTTTTGCAGAGAGAGATGAAGCCTAAAGAACATGCCGCTATCAGGATGAAATCTTGAAACTCCATTGGCGATCGACTGAAGGTCATAACGAAGGTCTCTTTAAAAAGGGCAGAAGGAGTAAAGTGAATTATGATGGCAATTTTTGCCTGGTTCCCACGCGCGTACGTTTGTAGCGTTCTCAGCAAGAGAAGTAGGTGGGTGCAGCTACGTATGTACGAGGTAGCCTACCCCATAATTCTTGGCTGAGAACGCTACGAGGTAGGTGCAgctctctaattttatttattacaagAGAAGtgataaatctattaaaataaatttatgcgCTGcggtaatttaaataattattacgTTAAATTTAGTACTttatattgaaatatatttataagttaatatataatatcaaattatttcaattttataattttgttttcaaatatcTTTGTTGACTAAACACATCGCtttctaaaaatttaattttcgtttcaaacaaaaatcacatcttgTACAGACATAAAATGATCTTAGCATCTCGGATTCTCAAGCAAATACCAAAAGAATAATGCTGGCTCACCGAGGATCTTcactgatttattttattttatttattttattattaaataaatattttttaataagtttataatttttatttattaaaaagtttaatttaaaaaaaattaaaaaatttaacctTCTCGATAAAAAGTCTCGATGGAGAGTGTTGGTGAATGTAGCACCGCTCGTACCAAAATTTCAGACCTAGCTAGAAGCTTTAGGTCGGCTAGCCATCAAGCTTGGAtcttcttataaataaaaatggaaacGCCGTATGTACACATTACTCCGTTCGATGCAAACAAGGCATAGGCCATCTTAGCCATGCAGTTGCTATGTTTTACATTCCATATTTCTGGTTAGATCAAGTTTACATTGTAAATGTCACTTTCCGTAtcatgatcttttttttttttagacatcTTCCGTATCATGATCTTAAGGTTTGGTTTCGGAGATCTTGACTCTAATTTTCCGTATCATGCAAATTTAGACTAAAAAAACTCTAATTTTCCGTATCATGCAAATTTAGACTAAAAAACTTAGACTTATGGCTAAGGACaatgcgttttttttttttttaatttttttaagtatttttttaaacattcttaaccattaaaaaaaataaaaatttacttaaagtcacttctttaactattaaaaaaataaaaataaaataaaataataaaaatatatatgtgatagGTATATTTGATAGccatactatcattttcttttagttaatatgtttatatatattaatttagtatagAAGACATTAATCAAGTTTCTAATCTAGCTTACTAATAGTGAATAAGCGGGAAAAAGAGTACGTGACTACGTACGAATAGTGCTACTAAGAGCATTAATTAGTATTTATTTAGGCAAAATTTGGGTTAATATCTCACTTTTTGGCTTTTGGTTATCCATTTAAAACTTGAATTCTAGGTTATATTAGTCATAcactttctataataataagatattatttcttatttaatttatctatttttatattaatgtacattttttattttttaaaattatttttatttttaattttcataatttccaacAAAACTACAAACTATACTCGTATCATATTTTCATCCGCTATGTTGAGGTGGCATTTTTCAtcaactttttattattatttttttctacatttttaCTGGGCCgtaacaaaataaattagtataaataaccccaaggggttggctcaagtggtgaaCGCCTTGGTCTTAATGTATCACTCCCTTCAAAGTTTAAGGTTCAATACCTCAtgagtgcaaacaatcttttaAAGCCACGCTTCTTGGTGAAAAGCCAGTGATTTAACCAATTATGTGTAGAGAAACTTTTAAGAGTATGGTATACAGGACTAGGGTTACTCTGCAAATGTGAGTTCGAGTAATTCTACATACAATTGTGAAGTATGTAAACGTCTTGTAATTATTTTGGAAAAGAGTGGGacacactattaaaaaattaattttttcatataggtctcatgttttatttatttttttaaaacgattacacAGCGATTACACAGTTCACAGTTACAAATCAAAAGGTCTGCAAAGAAATTTATGCTAAACCATATCAATATagctataaattaaataattgtatttatttCGAGCGTGtcaaatttacaatattatgaGCTTTAATAACATCTTCAGGATTTAGCAACACAAATAATTACAAGTCAagtatttgtaaaaattttcagcttatattttcttaaatatattaaaagtacAAGAAactatacatcaaaataaaactatatatgatattatccCGCCACATTAAAGTTAATTTCGTATTCTACCTATCAGATCGAGAGGGGAAAAtaatgcatattatatatatatatatatatatgttgtatgtatatatatatatatattttgaaacttTGACTATCATTAAAACTTAGCGAGGAGTTACATGTTACAAGTTGTCTAAACAAACAACCATATCAACTACATCATTTGGAATTGATATTGCAGCTTTGGCAAGATTATGGGCATAAACATTGGCTAGTCTTTTGACATATGAGGCCCTCCTGCTAGCTAAAGATGAAAGCCTTGTTTTGATATCACTAATGATTATTCCCACTCTATCCCATCTAGCTATTTGTTGTTCTAATCCCTTTACAATTGTTAGAGAATCTCCCTCTATTATGATAGATCTGTATTCCAATTCATTGACCATACTTGCAGCATATAAAGCACCTAGTCTTTCAGCAAATAGAGGATCCATTAGACTTGGTCTTGAGAATTTTTTGGTAGCCAACACTCTACCTTCATGATCCCGTGCCACTAGACCAAAGCCTGCTCTTCCACTTCCTTTACTCAGACTTGCATCCCAGTTAATTTTGATAACCCCTGAAGGTGGAGATTGCCATATGTTAATCATCTTTTATGTCATTCGAATGTATGTTGTTGGTTCTTCTTGTGTAGCTTTAAATTCTTTAAGAGATTTCCTTACTGTCTTGGCCAATGCATTAGGGTGAGTAAAGgagttttcaaaaataaattgattcCTTTTGTACCAAATGCTTCTTGCTATTATTGCAAATAGTGCCGTAGTATCTTGATCACATTTTGACATTAGTGCCTCAACCAATTCACTGAAGTTTTCAGACTTGATAGAACATTTCTGTAGTCCAGATAAAGCATGACTCCACACATCCATTGTTGAGGAACAATTCCATAAAATATGTGCCACATTTTCTTCCTCATCTTGGCATATAGGGCACTTAGGAGATtcacaaattttctttttagccaGGTTCACTCTTGTGGGTAATGACTTGAGGCAAGCTCTCCACATGAAATTCTTTAATGCATTTGGGATTTTAAGATTCCAACAGTTGGTCCAATCTACATTCTTAGTGATAGAAGATGAGGATTGACCATCACTCATAGTTTTCAGTTCCATTTGAAGATGATAAGCACTTTTCACATTGATAGTCCAATCCTTGGTTCTAAGCCAAATTAATTTGTCTTTTGCACCAGAGGAGCTAATTGggattttaaaaattgtttcagCCTCATTTTCCTCAAATACTTTCCTTACCAAGTCCTTCTTCCATTGTTTTTTTAAGTGATCAATAAGATTAGCTACTTTGGCCTCCTTAGATAGCACCTGACTTGTAGATTGGACCTTGTATGATAATGGACTAGGAAGCTACCTATGCTGCCAAATGTATGTGCTATGGCCATTACCAATCCTCCACACCGATCCCTTTTCAATTAGATGTCTAGCTGAGCAAATGCTTCTCCATATGAATGATGGTCTGGCCCCTACTTTTGCGTTTAAAAAATCtgttttgttgaaatatttcacTTTAAGGACCTATGATGCCAAGGATTGAGGCAGTTGCATAATCCTCCATACTTGTTTAGCTAACAAAGTAGTATTGAAACATTTGAAATATCTGAATCCCATTCCTCATGCACTTTTTGCCTTTCCCATTTGGTTCCATGATACCCAATGtgattttctttccatttgttgttagccccaccaaaagttttttataactttattaaGTTCTTGTAGAAGTGTCTTTGGTAATTTGAAGACCCCCATACAATAAGTTGGTAGACCTTGAATGATAGCCTTGAGTAACACATCTTTTCCCGCCTGTGGTAGGAGTTTGTTTTTCCAGTTGCTCACTCTACTTCTTACTCTGTCCAGGATTCCCTTAAATGCTTGAAACCTTGACTTACATATAAGAGTAGGTAAAACAAGGTACGCTTCATGGAGTTGAGTAGCTCTAAGTCTAGCCATGTCAGGTATATGATCTTTACTCATATTCTTAGTATTTGCACTGAAAAATATTGAGGTTTTATCCTTGTTGAGTTTCTGTCTAGAGCCTCTTTCATATAGGTCAAGCAGATCAAGCATCCTTACCCATTCAAATGCATTGGCATGGCAGAATAATAAGCTATcatctgttaaaaaaaaaaaaaaagtggttaaTGCACAACTTACTCCTACCAAATTGGAATCCGTGAATTTGCTTGAAAGTTTCAACTTGGTACAAGAGTGAGCTTAGAGCTTCTGCTACCAGGATAAAAAGATAGGGAGATAAGGAGTCTCCCTATCTCATTCCCCTAGTAGGTTGAAACCATGCTTGAGGAGCTCCATTGATGAGTAGGAAGTATGACCTAGTTGAAACACTCTTCATCACCAATTCAATCCATCTTGGATTAAAACCCATCTTTATCATTGTAGCTTTCAATAAGTTCCACTCCACCCTACCATATGTTTTGCTCGTATCAAGCTTCAAAGACATGTAGCCCTCTTGTCCTTTTCCTTTAGTTCTCATGGCATGCATAGCCTCAAAATCCACTATTATATTATCAATGGTTAATCTACCTGGTACAAGGCACTTCGAGTGGGAGATATGTTTTGAGGCAAGATTGTTTAAGTATGTTTGCTAGGACTTTGGAGACTATTTTGTAGATGACATTGCATAAAGATATAGGCCTGAATTCAGTAACTGATTGAGGCTTTTTTACCTTAGGAATTAGTACTATATAAGTCTCATTGATACAAGTTAGGTCACCTTCATGGTTAAGGATATCTAGGACAGCTCGAGTTATATCTTCTCCCACTATGTCCCAATGGTCTTGATAAAATATAGCTGAGAATTCATTAGGTCCAGGAGAACCTAATGGATTCATTTGGAATAAAGCTATCCTTACCTCAGTTCCATTGAGGCTTTTGTTAAGTGCCTGTTCATGTGGTCATCCACTTTTTTCTCTAAAAACTTCAAGCATTCATGGATCTTATCAGGTTGAGAAGTTGAAAATAGCTTCTTGTAATATAACTCGAATGTTTCTGAAATGTCCTTTCTGTTGCAAGCTTCAGTTCCATCCTCTCACacaattttttggatttcattgatTTTTCTTCTCTAATTTGCAACTCTGTGGAAGaattttgtgtttctatctcaTGTTTGAGCCAGGATTGtttggccctttgtttccatcttGCATTGTCTGCTTCCAATAGaacttctatttctttttgctCTTGTTTTACTGCTGCCGACAAATTTCCCTTGTTAGCATTCTGCATTTTAGTAAGTTTGTCAAGTTTATCCTAAGCCTGTTTCCATTTTGTGTCGAGGGATTGCTTCTTCCAATGCACTAGAGATtccttgcatttttttaatttattgtgaacACCCCTTACATAAGATCCCTGCCATGGTATATTTTAGTTCCAACTagattgtataaattaattgcATTGATCCCTTAGTTCCCAACTTGCCTCATATCTGAATATCTTGGTTCTGCCTCCTCTTTCACTTCTTCTTCTCTCCATTCCATTTCCCATGTCGAACACAATAAAACAATGGTTAGAAGATTATGCTACCAAGTCATTAATCCGGTTATCAGAAAATTGGTTGATCCAGGCTAAGTTAGCAAAGACTCGATCCAACCTGTCCTTAGTAATTTGAGCTCCCTTCCTTCCATTATTCTATGTGAATTTTGTCCCTTCATAGCCTAGATAACTTAGGCCACAGAACTCCATTGTTTCCcctaaatttttcatttgttgATAAGGCCTTGGGGCTGCCCCTTGTTTTCCAGGTTGGTGTAATAATACCTCATTAAAGTCCCCAAAACAGATCCAAGCTTTATCATTGTTTAAGCACTCTCATTAGCTGCCATGTATTGTCTCTTTCTAAGGTTGTGGGTTGTCCATAGAACCCAGTTACCTGTAGGATTATTTGGGATCCATCGCTTTTATAAGATAAGGAGATGTGATTATGGGAATAATTTTCTAAGGAGTTTTCATCTGTGCTATTTCATAAAAAAGCAAGTCCTCCACTTAGGCCTCTACTCTCAACTACAAAACTACTGTCATAACCCATTAAGTTTCTGGCTTCTTCTACTTTCCTTCTTCCACATATGGTTTCTATTAGGAAGACTACCTTTGACCTCTTTGTCTTTACCCAAAAGTGAAGTTCTTGGATTGTACGAGGGTTGCCAAGCCCTCTATAGTTCTAGCTAAGGCTCACCATTGCTATGGGTAGAGTTGCACAGCAGCCTCCACCAACCCAGTTTCACAACAGCCTTGTTCCCTTTCCTTTTCAATCTTCTGTTTCTTTCCAATTTGATCCTTCTCTCCTATTATAATATTCACTTCTCTCCTTTTATAACTTAGGGTCTCCTTTTCAGTAGTTGTTTGAGGGTTGCAATTTGCTGCCCTTGTCCTTCTTTTCCGTGTGTTCCCCTTAGGTTTGGTTCCTTTCATCTTAGTTTTTGTGGTTGTTAATACCACTGATTCCCCTTTTTGTCAAGATAAGTTGAGTTGGGTGAAGTCATTAGTACTTGGGTTCTTTTCCATTTCTAGTATGTGATCTTCTAGTTCCATCAGTCCCtctttactttctttgtttaatTCTTCTATCTCTAATTTAGTCTTGACTTTCCTTTCACTTCTACAGTTTTTTCCATGGCAATAGATTCATGTTCCTCTTCCTCTGTCTCCATATAGTCCTTACTCTCAGTATGCAATTGTATCCTGTTTATTTCTTGGTTTTCATTTCTGGCTGCCTGTTTTTGTGATCTCTCATTCTCTTCAgcctttgatttctcataactAGTACTCCTTTCCAGTGTCTCTCGGTTCCCTTCATTTTGGCCCTGTTCAATTGCACCCCCATACTTCCTACAGTCAAATATATTTGTGTTCATGGGTTGAGTTCGAAGCCAAGGTCCAAACTATTGGATCTTCTCCCTTTCTCCCCTCTGTTCAGTTCTTTGTCTAGTGCATCTCTTTCCTTGATGGAATAGTATGCCACAATGAAGGTAGAATGATTGTAGACTTTCATATTTGAAGTATATCCAATATTGTTGTCCTTCAAAATTCAGCTATCGACACTTCAATAGAGGCTTGTGAATGTTTATAGCAACTTTTACTCTTAGGTATCTACCCCAAGTTGAGCCATCCGAATCTGCATTGACCCTAATAACATGTCCAAGGGTTGCTCCAAATTGACTTCCCAACTCTTCAGTCATAGTTGCTAGGGGCATACTATGGAATTTTACCCAAAAAGGTTCATATCTaaattgcaataaattaagagcATCAGATTCATCCACTTCTTGAAGGGTCAAGAGGttcttatcaaaaaaacaagGTCTCCCATGAGAACCTTATCTTTATCAGCTATGTTTTGGAATTCAATTAGGAATTTCTGATACCACAGTTCCTTAAACCTCACCCATCCCATCAGTTTCCATATTATAGCCATCGTTTTCCTAAAAGGTTCATTGTTAAGGCATTTCAGAGAGGACTTTACCAGTTATGCAATGTTGTCAATGAACTCCATATTTGTTTGCATGAGCAACATGGTAAGTTGAGTTTTCTTCATTCTTCAGGTTCAGTCTTTCCCAGTGCTTCGACAATTCTTCCTTTGCCATTGCCATTGTTTTCTGCACTACACTCTCAACAAGGAGAGACTAAACCCTTGGTTTGAAGCAAAGAACACCGCCTTAGCTCAAATGAAGGATGCACCATCTTACTGCTTCTCTAGAGAAAAGAAGGACCTCAAAACTTTTCCACATATGCATACTTATATGTTGTATGTGATAGTGAGAAAATAATACATACAAAATATGATATCTTCTAATAATAAATCACATCATTCAAcgtgcataaaaaataatattaaaaaagtgcaTGAGTTACTATATCATTGTATATATGTTGAATTACAGTTTCCATATATACAAATTAGTgtcactaaaaataaataaaattggtaatgacaTGCCTTGGAAGCGCGCGTGGCTTATGCATGTGCCAATCCTTTAAAATCGACGACAAGCGAACGCTATCATCTGTCATGGGTGGTGGTCTAATCAGTGGTGGAAGCAGCATTTGTATTGAGGGGTTAACTTTTTTATtgtgtaatatatttatataaagagtaatgctaaatataattttaagtagGATTGTTCATTAGGGTTAGGTTTTTTTCTGACTTGGATAATTGGGTTTCGGTTAAGGATTCTGGCCTAGATCAAATTCGGGCTAGAACTCGTGTTGCAAATGGACCTACTCAGTCTGGGTACTGGTTTTGTAACCCAGGTACctagatttaaatataaaaaaatcttaagcTTAAAAACTACCTTATCTTCAGATCTTCTGAAGGGAACTTATTATTTCCGCCACtacccctcctctctctctctctctttctcccctcAACCCCACTTGAGTTTTTGTGGCAATTTCTCTCTCTACTCAGACCTCTCTCACATGTGAAACCGTAAAATCTTAGTTGCCATGTTTCTCTATTT is a window from the Carya illinoinensis cultivar Pawnee chromosome 14, C.illinoinensisPawnee_v1, whole genome shotgun sequence genome containing:
- the LOC122294962 gene encoding very-long-chain 3-oxoacyl-CoA reductase 1-like, which codes for MTFSRSPMEFQDFILIAACSLGFISLCKTCIRFLKWVWVSFFRPAKNLNEYGSWALVTGSTDGIGKALAFELASKGINLVLVGRSPSKLEATSNEIREMFAGKVDVKGIVIDLAKFSGEKISNMVEDGIKGLDVGILINNAGMGSPYPMFLHEVESEVLESLVRVNMDAATWVTRAVLPGMLQKKKGAIVNIGSGSSMAVPAFPLGTIYASTKAYMAMFSRCLSLEYEKRGIDVQCQVPLFVATKLIRRLNDTASLFTPTAEMYSKASIRCIGYEHICTPYWLHSVQWFLIQRLPDALLNWYLFELLNKSRKRRMEK